In a single window of the Streptomyces sp. NBC_00094 genome:
- a CDS encoding serine hydrolase domain-containing protein, translating to MDVQGTVAAGWEPVRDAFLNNFEQRGERGAAVAVHHDGERVVDLWAGTRDVDGTDPWLADTAQVVRSATKGVAAAVPLLLHQRGLLDLDAPVATYWPEFKAAGKDRVTVRQLLAHRAGVPVLDRPLTLAEAIDLPTATRAIAAQAPVWEPGTAHGYHAHTFSWLLSGLVHRVTGRTIGRWVAEEISDPLGLDLWIGLPEAETHRVGRLGPVEEIDPPGGGALKLRPKRSVSEAYKDPDSLTRRAFGVIEPKPDENDPVYRAAELPGSAGVATARALARFYAATLGPVDGAERLFAPATLTLARTEESAGADQVLLVGTRFGLGHMLHGPASPLLGPSSFGHPGRGGSLGFADPESGIAFGYVTNGMRKTVTADPRAQALVRAVRRAADLTF from the coding sequence GTGGACGTCCAGGGCACGGTGGCGGCGGGCTGGGAGCCGGTCAGGGACGCGTTCCTGAACAACTTCGAGCAGCGCGGCGAGCGCGGGGCGGCCGTCGCCGTCCACCACGACGGCGAGAGGGTCGTCGACCTGTGGGCGGGGACGCGTGACGTGGACGGTACGGATCCGTGGCTGGCGGACACCGCCCAGGTCGTCCGCTCGGCCACGAAGGGCGTCGCCGCCGCCGTACCCCTGCTCCTGCACCAGCGAGGCCTGCTCGACCTGGACGCCCCCGTCGCCACGTACTGGCCCGAGTTCAAGGCGGCCGGCAAGGACCGGGTGACCGTACGGCAGCTCCTCGCGCACCGGGCCGGCGTCCCCGTCCTGGACCGCCCGCTCACCCTCGCCGAAGCGATCGACCTTCCGACGGCGACCCGCGCGATAGCCGCCCAGGCCCCCGTCTGGGAGCCCGGCACCGCCCACGGCTACCACGCCCACACCTTCAGCTGGCTGCTCTCCGGCCTGGTCCACCGCGTCACCGGCCGCACCATCGGCCGCTGGGTCGCCGAGGAGATCAGCGACCCCCTCGGCCTCGACCTGTGGATCGGGCTCCCCGAGGCGGAAACCCACCGGGTCGGCCGACTCGGCCCCGTCGAGGAGATCGACCCGCCCGGCGGCGGCGCCCTCAAGCTCCGCCCCAAGCGCTCCGTCAGCGAGGCGTACAAGGACCCGGACTCCCTCACCCGGCGCGCCTTCGGGGTCATCGAACCCAAGCCCGACGAGAACGACCCCGTCTACCGGGCCGCCGAACTGCCCGGCTCGGCGGGCGTCGCCACCGCCCGCGCGCTCGCCCGCTTCTACGCGGCGACCCTCGGCCCCGTCGACGGCGCCGAGCGCCTCTTCGCCCCGGCGACGCTCACCCTGGCCCGTACGGAGGAGTCGGCGGGAGCGGACCAGGTGCTGCTCGTCGGCACCCGCTTCGGCCTCGGCCACATGCTGCACGGACCGGCCTCCCCGCTCCTCGGCCCGTCCTCCTTCGGCCACCCCGGCCGCGGCGGCTCCCTCGGCTTCGCCGACCCCGAGTCCGGGATCGCCTTCGGGTACGTCACCAACGGCATGCGCAAGACGGTCACGGCCGACCCGCGCGCCCAGGCCCTGGTGAGGGCCGTGCGGCGGGCGGCGGACCTGACATTCTGA
- a CDS encoding energy-coupling factor ABC transporter ATP-binding protein: MDPVTTPPSLEVRGLAYAYPDGHQALFGVDLTVGRGERVALLGPNGAGKTTLVLHLNGIHTGGAGTVTVAGLPVGRKHLAEIRRKVGIVFQDPDDQLFMPTVREDVAFGPAAAGLRGADLEAVVRKALERVGMAEYADRPPHHLSFGQRRRVAVATVLAMEPEILVLDEPSSNLDPASRRELADILRSLDVTVLMVTHDLPYALELCPRAVILSEGVIAADGRTGDILADTELMARHRLELPFGFVPSSVA, translated from the coding sequence ATGGACCCTGTGACGACTCCCCCCTCGCTTGAGGTCCGTGGCCTCGCGTACGCCTACCCCGACGGCCACCAGGCCCTCTTCGGGGTGGACCTGACCGTCGGACGCGGCGAGCGGGTCGCCCTCCTCGGCCCCAACGGCGCCGGCAAGACCACGCTCGTCCTCCACCTCAACGGCATCCACACCGGCGGCGCGGGCACGGTCACGGTCGCCGGGCTCCCGGTCGGCAGGAAGCACCTCGCCGAGATCAGGCGCAAGGTCGGCATCGTCTTCCAGGACCCCGACGACCAGCTGTTCATGCCGACCGTCCGCGAGGACGTGGCCTTCGGCCCGGCCGCGGCCGGACTCCGGGGCGCCGACCTGGAGGCCGTCGTGCGGAAGGCCCTCGAACGGGTCGGCATGGCCGAGTACGCGGACCGGCCGCCGCACCACCTCTCCTTCGGGCAGCGCCGCCGGGTCGCCGTGGCCACCGTCCTCGCCATGGAGCCGGAGATCCTCGTCCTCGACGAGCCGTCCTCCAACCTGGACCCGGCCTCGCGCCGCGAGCTCGCCGACATCCTCCGCTCCCTCGACGTCACCGTCCTGATGGTCACCCACGACCTGCCGTACGCCCTGGAGCTCTGTCCGCGCGCGGTGATCCTCAGCGAGGGCGTCATCGCCGCCGACGGAAGGACGGGCGACATCCTCGCGGACACGGAGCTGATGGCCCGGCACCGCCTGGAGCTGCCGTTCGGCTTCGTCCCGAGCTCCGTGGCCTGA
- a CDS encoding TetR/AcrR family transcriptional regulator, with protein sequence MARSRLTPERESELYAAVLDLLREVGYDALTMDAVAARTHSSKATLYRQWGSKPELVARALRANKPADLTEIDTGSLRGDFHALMERTDDCQMEKDSALMRGLAHAVHTHPELHRALRELLIEPEMNGLDELLRRAVRRGEVDADNPALKLVPHMLIGAFVARPLIEDQPVDRAFLSAYVDAVVLPSLGV encoded by the coding sequence ATGGCTCGCAGCAGACTCACTCCCGAGCGGGAGTCCGAGCTGTACGCAGCCGTGCTCGACCTCCTTCGCGAGGTCGGCTACGACGCCCTCACCATGGACGCCGTCGCCGCCCGCACCCACTCCAGCAAGGCCACCCTCTACCGCCAGTGGGGGAGCAAGCCCGAGCTGGTCGCACGGGCGCTGCGCGCCAACAAGCCCGCCGATCTCACCGAGATCGACACCGGCTCGCTGCGCGGCGACTTCCACGCGCTCATGGAGCGCACCGACGACTGTCAGATGGAGAAGGACTCCGCGCTGATGCGGGGCCTGGCCCATGCCGTCCACACCCACCCCGAACTGCACCGGGCGCTGCGCGAGCTGCTCATCGAACCCGAGATGAACGGCCTCGACGAACTGCTGCGCCGAGCGGTCCGCAGGGGAGAGGTCGACGCCGACAACCCGGCGCTGAAGCTCGTTCCCCACATGCTGATCGGTGCGTTCGTCGCCCGGCCGCTGATCGAGGATCAGCCGGTCGACCGCGCCTTCCTCAGTGCCTACGTCGACGCCGTCGTGCTCCCCTCACTCGGCGTCTGA
- a CDS encoding helix-turn-helix transcriptional regulator, translating into MSEFPPRSTGPETSRIGPGAIRIGPGAIRIASSRLWEIYGSIGLLSAHRGLVPWPYANWDKAARRSLSRSEVTIPGWLVQLYRAGGGTLPSFLLAVPASDEANLDEELAALGAVCPARARAELEESFPQGVPAELRPLYADPAAHIAELVAFLPEYWRAALAPYAATLRAATEEDLLFRSRTLATQGPEALLGELPGAAGAAASEALTSAGAARLVLVPLLFGRGAPFSTASPDGSAAALSYPVEGSAVLVGQTPPERPADIPVRGDRLEILIGRSRAGVVRGLAAPTTTSDLAAALGLAPSTVSQHLTALVAAGVARRRREGVRVLYELDRPGVVLLRHMDGARGMPTAH; encoded by the coding sequence GTGAGTGAGTTTCCGCCGCGATCGACCGGACCGGAGACGAGCCGGATCGGGCCGGGCGCCATCCGGATCGGGCCGGGCGCCATCCGGATCGCGAGCAGCAGGCTCTGGGAGATCTACGGCAGCATCGGGCTGCTCTCGGCGCACCGGGGCCTCGTGCCCTGGCCGTACGCCAACTGGGACAAGGCCGCACGCCGTTCGCTGAGCCGGTCCGAGGTGACCATCCCGGGCTGGCTCGTCCAGCTGTACCGGGCCGGCGGCGGAACCCTGCCGTCGTTCCTGCTCGCCGTCCCCGCCTCGGACGAGGCGAACCTGGACGAGGAGCTCGCGGCCCTCGGGGCGGTCTGCCCTGCCCGAGCCCGCGCGGAGCTCGAGGAGAGCTTCCCGCAGGGCGTGCCCGCCGAACTCCGCCCGCTGTACGCGGACCCGGCGGCGCACATCGCCGAACTCGTCGCCTTCCTCCCGGAGTACTGGCGGGCCGCCCTGGCCCCGTACGCGGCGACCCTGCGGGCGGCGACGGAGGAGGACCTGCTGTTCCGCTCCCGCACCCTGGCCACGCAGGGCCCGGAGGCGCTCCTGGGCGAGCTGCCGGGAGCGGCCGGGGCGGCGGCGTCGGAGGCGCTCACGTCCGCCGGTGCCGCCCGGCTCGTCCTCGTACCTCTGCTGTTCGGCCGGGGAGCACCCTTCTCCACCGCGTCCCCGGACGGCTCGGCAGCCGCCCTGTCCTACCCGGTCGAAGGCTCCGCCGTCCTCGTCGGGCAGACACCGCCCGAGCGGCCGGCCGACATACCCGTGCGCGGCGACCGGCTGGAGATCCTGATCGGCCGGAGCCGGGCCGGGGTCGTCCGGGGCCTCGCCGCGCCCACGACCACCTCGGACCTCGCGGCGGCCCTCGGCCTCGCCCCGAGCACCGTCTCCCAGCACCTCACGGCGCTGGTGGCCGCGGGCGTGGCGCGACGGCGCCGGGAGGGCGTACGGGTGCTGTACGAACTGGACCGCCCGGGCGTGGTGTTACTCCGGCACATGGACGGCGCGCGGGGAATGCCGACGGCGCACTGA
- a CDS encoding MMPL family transporter, whose protein sequence is MATFLYKLGRSAFRRRRLVALLWVALLAVAGIGAATAPAPTSGSFSIPGTEAQRAFDLLEERFPGAGADGATARVVFKAPEGQKVTDTAHKAVVEETVAALESGSDQIVSVADPYTAHAVSQDGSTAYVSVAYKVNAMELTDETREALTQAGENAQGKGLTVEVGGDALQTMPATGAGEIVGVIIAGIVLVITFGSLVAAGLPLLTAIIGVGIGVSSIAALANVLDLGSTTSTLAMMIGLAVGIDYALFIVSRYRAELADGREKEEAAGRAVGTAGSAVVFAGLTVVIALVGLAVVNIPMLTKMGFAAAGTVVIAVLIALTLIPALLGFAGDKVVGRKVRKGTAKVDDKPNGGTRWARFVIRRPLMVLLVGVIGLGAIAVPAASLEMGLPDDGVKPTSTTERRAYDTLSDGFGPGFNGPLLVVVDGDKATADKTVSAIKGLDGWAAVTPATQNKAKDAAMITVVPKDRPSSVATEELVHDIRDATGDEVLVTGATAMNIDFSQKMNDALVPYLALVVGLAFLLLTVVFRSILVPLKAALGFLLSVVAALGAVVAVFQWGWLGSLFGVEQTGPIMSMMPIFMVGVVFGLAMDYEVFLVTRMREAYVHGERPGEAIVTGFRHSARVVVAAAVIMIAVFSGFIGMTDQMIKMIGFGLAVAVLFDAFVVRMAIVPAVLALLGHKAWWLPKWLDRVLPNVDVEGESLAGSTGEDAAAKPDLVKA, encoded by the coding sequence GTGGCCACGTTCCTCTACAAGCTGGGCCGTTCCGCCTTCCGGCGCCGACGGCTCGTCGCCCTCCTCTGGGTGGCGCTCCTGGCGGTCGCCGGTATCGGCGCCGCCACCGCGCCCGCCCCCACCTCCGGTTCCTTCTCGATCCCGGGCACCGAGGCCCAGCGCGCCTTCGACCTGCTCGAAGAGCGCTTCCCCGGCGCCGGCGCCGACGGGGCCACCGCCCGTGTCGTCTTCAAGGCCCCCGAGGGCCAGAAGGTGACCGACACGGCCCACAAGGCCGTCGTCGAGGAGACCGTCGCCGCGCTGGAGTCCGGCTCGGACCAGATCGTCTCGGTCGCCGACCCGTACACCGCGCACGCCGTCTCGCAGGACGGCTCCACGGCCTACGTCTCCGTCGCCTACAAGGTCAACGCGATGGAGCTGACCGACGAGACCCGCGAGGCGCTCACCCAGGCCGGTGAGAACGCGCAGGGCAAGGGGCTGACCGTCGAGGTCGGCGGTGACGCCCTCCAGACCATGCCGGCGACCGGCGCGGGCGAGATCGTCGGCGTGATCATCGCCGGCATCGTGCTCGTCATCACCTTCGGCTCGCTCGTCGCGGCGGGGCTCCCGCTGCTCACCGCGATCATCGGCGTCGGCATCGGCGTCTCCTCGATCGCCGCCCTCGCGAACGTCCTCGACCTGGGCTCCACCACCTCCACCCTCGCGATGATGATCGGCCTCGCGGTCGGCATCGACTACGCCCTCTTCATCGTCTCCCGCTACCGCGCGGAGCTCGCCGACGGGCGCGAGAAGGAGGAGGCCGCGGGCCGCGCGGTCGGCACGGCGGGCTCGGCGGTCGTCTTCGCCGGACTCACCGTCGTCATCGCCCTGGTCGGCCTGGCCGTCGTCAACATCCCGATGCTGACGAAGATGGGCTTCGCCGCCGCCGGCACGGTCGTCATCGCCGTACTGATCGCCCTCACCCTCATCCCGGCGCTGCTGGGCTTCGCGGGTGACAAGGTCGTCGGCCGCAAGGTCCGCAAGGGCACCGCGAAGGTCGACGACAAGCCGAACGGCGGCACCCGCTGGGCCCGGTTCGTCATCCGCCGCCCCCTGATGGTGCTGCTCGTCGGCGTCATCGGCCTCGGCGCGATCGCCGTGCCCGCCGCCTCCCTGGAGATGGGCCTGCCGGACGACGGCGTCAAGCCGACCTCCACCACCGAGCGCCGGGCGTACGACACGCTGTCGGACGGCTTCGGCCCCGGCTTCAACGGCCCGCTGCTCGTCGTCGTCGACGGCGACAAGGCCACCGCGGACAAGACGGTCTCGGCGATCAAGGGCCTCGACGGCTGGGCGGCGGTCACCCCGGCGACCCAGAACAAGGCCAAGGACGCCGCGATGATCACGGTGGTCCCGAAGGACCGTCCGTCCTCCGTCGCCACCGAGGAGCTGGTCCACGACATCCGGGACGCCACCGGCGACGAGGTCCTCGTCACCGGCGCCACCGCGATGAACATCGACTTCTCGCAGAAGATGAACGACGCGCTCGTGCCCTACCTGGCACTCGTCGTCGGCCTCGCCTTCCTGCTCCTGACGGTGGTCTTCCGGTCGATCCTGGTGCCGCTCAAGGCGGCCCTCGGCTTCCTGCTCTCGGTGGTCGCGGCCCTCGGCGCGGTCGTCGCGGTCTTCCAGTGGGGCTGGCTCGGCAGCCTCTTCGGGGTCGAGCAGACCGGCCCGATCATGTCGATGATGCCGATCTTCATGGTGGGTGTCGTCTTCGGTCTCGCGATGGACTACGAGGTCTTCCTCGTGACCCGGATGCGCGAGGCGTACGTGCACGGGGAGCGGCCCGGCGAGGCGATCGTGACCGGCTTCCGGCACAGCGCCCGGGTGGTCGTCGCCGCGGCGGTCATCATGATCGCGGTCTTCTCCGGCTTCATCGGCATGACGGACCAGATGATCAAGATGATCGGCTTCGGTCTGGCCGTCGCGGTCCTCTTCGACGCCTTCGTGGTCCGGATGGCGATCGTCCCGGCCGTGCTCGCGCTCCTCGGCCACAAGGCCTGGTGGCTGCCGAAGTGGCTGGACCGGGTCCTGCCGAACGTGGACGTGGAGGGCGAGAGCCTCGCCGGGTCCACGGGTGAGGACGCGGCGGCGAAGCCGGACCTCGTCAAGGCCTGA
- the cbiQ gene encoding cobalt ECF transporter T component CbiQ: MGAGGGTSRAGGHGGAHKLYRHAHSPVHALPPHTKLAAVLGFVVVVVSTPREAVWAFALYALLLAVVAAKAHVPAGFLLKRLLIEVPFVAFALLMPFVVPGEQTTVLGVSLSVPGLWGAWNVLAKGTLGVAASVLLASTTELRALLLGLQRLRLPPLLVQIASFMIRYGDVITDEMRRMSVARRSRGFEARGVRHWGVLAKSAGALFIRSYERGERVHLAMVSRGYTGTMPVIDEATATRAQWAYAAALPLTALLICLLGWTL; the protein is encoded by the coding sequence ATGGGAGCAGGTGGGGGTACCTCCCGTGCCGGAGGCCACGGGGGAGCCCACAAGCTCTACCGGCACGCGCACTCGCCGGTGCACGCGCTGCCCCCGCACACCAAGCTCGCCGCCGTCCTCGGCTTCGTCGTGGTCGTCGTCTCGACGCCCCGCGAGGCCGTCTGGGCCTTCGCCCTCTACGCCCTGCTCCTCGCGGTCGTGGCGGCGAAGGCCCACGTCCCGGCCGGCTTCCTGCTGAAGCGGCTGCTCATCGAGGTGCCGTTCGTCGCGTTCGCGCTGCTCATGCCCTTCGTGGTGCCCGGCGAGCAGACGACCGTCCTCGGGGTGTCGCTGAGCGTCCCCGGCCTGTGGGGCGCCTGGAACGTCCTCGCCAAGGGCACCCTCGGCGTCGCCGCCTCCGTACTCCTCGCCTCCACCACCGAGCTGCGCGCCCTGCTCCTCGGCCTCCAGCGGCTGAGGCTGCCCCCGCTCCTCGTCCAGATCGCCTCGTTCATGATCCGGTACGGCGACGTCATCACCGACGAGATGCGCCGCATGTCCGTCGCCCGCCGCTCGCGCGGCTTCGAGGCGCGGGGCGTCCGCCACTGGGGCGTCCTCGCCAAGTCCGCCGGCGCGCTCTTCATCCGCTCGTACGAGCGCGGGGAACGCGTCCACCTCGCCATGGTCAGCCGTGGCTACACGGGCACCATGCCGGTCATCGACGAGGCGACCGCCACCCGCGCCCAATGGGCGTACGCCGCCGCGCTCCCGCTCACCGCACTCCTGATCTGCCTCCTGGGATGGACCCTGTGA
- a CDS encoding energy-coupling factor ABC transporter permease: MHVPDGFINAPVSAVAGVVAAGAVAVSLRGARRELGGSSRADGHGGERTAPLAGLVAAFIFAVQMLNFPVAAGTSGHLLGGALAAILVGPWTGVLCIAVVLLMQGILFADGGLTALGVNITVMGVVTVVVAYALFRGLVLVLPRTRRSVTVASFVAALVSVPAAAAAFTLVYAVGGTTDVPLSKVLTAMVGVHVLIGVGEAVITMLTVGAVVAVRPDLVYGARGLTTPLKLRVDGELVDAEAPAPAPAGSPRKLWIGGVVTALVLAGFVSFYASASPDGLERVAADQGIDAKVEEHAAAGSPLADYGVKDVDDARLSGGLAGVIGVGATLAVGTGAFWVVRRRRTNEEAAAHQEAAAA; encoded by the coding sequence GTGCATGTACCTGACGGATTCATCAACGCCCCCGTATCGGCCGTGGCCGGTGTCGTCGCCGCCGGCGCCGTCGCGGTCAGCCTGCGCGGGGCCCGCCGTGAGCTCGGGGGCTCCTCCCGTGCCGATGGCCACGGGGGAGAGCGGACGGCTCCGCTCGCCGGCCTCGTCGCGGCCTTCATCTTCGCCGTGCAGATGCTGAACTTCCCGGTCGCCGCCGGGACCAGCGGACACCTGCTCGGCGGCGCGCTCGCCGCGATACTCGTCGGCCCCTGGACCGGCGTCCTCTGCATCGCCGTCGTCCTGCTGATGCAGGGCATCCTCTTCGCCGACGGAGGCCTCACCGCCCTCGGCGTGAACATCACCGTCATGGGCGTCGTCACGGTCGTCGTCGCGTACGCGCTCTTCCGCGGCCTCGTCCTCGTGCTGCCGCGCACCCGCCGCTCGGTGACCGTGGCCTCCTTCGTCGCCGCGCTCGTCTCCGTACCGGCCGCGGCCGCCGCCTTCACCCTCGTCTACGCGGTCGGCGGCACCACCGACGTACCGCTCTCCAAGGTCCTCACGGCCATGGTCGGCGTGCACGTCCTCATCGGCGTCGGCGAGGCCGTCATCACCATGCTGACCGTCGGCGCGGTCGTCGCCGTCCGCCCCGACCTCGTGTACGGCGCCCGCGGCCTGACCACCCCGCTCAAGCTCCGCGTCGACGGCGAGCTGGTCGACGCCGAGGCCCCCGCGCCCGCGCCCGCCGGCTCCCCGAGGAAGCTCTGGATCGGCGGGGTCGTCACCGCCCTCGTCCTCGCCGGCTTCGTCTCCTTCTACGCCTCCGCCAGCCCCGACGGCCTGGAGAGGGTCGCCGCCGACCAGGGCATCGACGCCAAGGTCGAGGAGCACGCGGCCGCCGGCTCGCCGCTCGCCGACTACGGCGTCAAGGACGTCGACGACGCCCGCCTCTCCGGCGGCCTGGCCGGCGTCATCGGCGTGGGCGCGACCCTCGCCGTCGGCACGGGCGCCTTCTGGGTCGTGCGCCGCCGGCGTACGAACGAGGAAGCCGCCGCGCACCAGGAAGCCGCGGCGGCCTGA
- a CDS encoding LysE family translocator, protein MGQLIAVAVITVLAVISPGADFAMTVRNSYLYGRTAGVLAAVGIALGVLVHVTYTMLGVGLLVTRTPMLFTAMKLIGAAYLVYIGYKTFVTKAQVDIDLSGDAGLSKAGALRTGFLTNALNPKTMLFVLSTYTQVVSADTPVFQQVGYGLFMSFAHLVWFALAALLFSHQNLRTRLLRRQTVLNKVIGTILVGLGMVLALTPSAA, encoded by the coding sequence ATGGGTCAGCTCATCGCTGTGGCGGTCATCACCGTTCTGGCTGTCATCAGCCCCGGAGCGGACTTCGCGATGACCGTCCGCAACAGTTATCTGTACGGGCGCACCGCGGGGGTTCTGGCGGCCGTCGGAATTGCCCTGGGCGTTCTCGTCCACGTCACCTACACCATGCTCGGTGTCGGGCTTCTCGTGACACGGACCCCGATGCTTTTCACGGCGATGAAACTGATCGGCGCCGCCTATTTGGTGTACATCGGGTACAAGACCTTCGTCACCAAAGCCCAGGTGGACATCGACCTTTCGGGCGACGCCGGCCTGTCGAAGGCGGGCGCGCTGCGCACCGGGTTCCTGACGAACGCGCTCAACCCCAAGACGATGCTGTTCGTGCTGAGCACCTACACCCAGGTCGTCAGCGCCGACACCCCCGTCTTCCAGCAGGTCGGCTACGGCCTCTTCATGTCGTTCGCGCACCTGGTCTGGTTCGCGCTGGCCGCGCTCCTCTTCTCCCACCAGAACCTGCGCACCCGGCTGCTCCGGCGGCAGACCGTGCTCAACAAGGTGATCGGGACGATCCTCGTCGGGCTCGGGATGGTCCTCGCGCTGACCCCGTCCGCGGCCTGA
- a CDS encoding SsgA family sporulation/cell division regulator, with amino-acid sequence MAAVDERVVDDHAKGRIISDAPLSRPVPVGLRYDPEFSPATVRFVFPGDVEWSFPRTLLETGLRTPTRRGDIEVWPCGRVQTVVEFHRADGVAVVQFDTVALVRFLRHTYDAGTPTPPARR; translated from the coding sequence ATGGCCGCTGTAGACGAACGCGTAGTCGACGACCACGCCAAGGGGCGGATCATCAGCGACGCCCCGCTGTCCCGGCCCGTCCCGGTGGGCCTCCGCTACGACCCCGAGTTCTCCCCCGCGACCGTCCGCTTCGTCTTCCCCGGCGACGTCGAGTGGTCCTTCCCCCGCACGCTCCTCGAAACAGGCCTGCGCACCCCGACCCGCCGCGGCGACATCGAGGTCTGGCCCTGCGGCCGGGTCCAGACGGTCGTCGAGTTCCACCGTGCCGACGGGGTCGCGGTCGTCCAGTTCGACACCGTCGCCCTGGTCCGCTTCCTCCGGCACACGTACGACGCGGGTACGCCGACGCCGCCGGCGCGTCGGTGA